The segment GCAGGATCCAGATAACGCTGCCCTTCTCGATTTTGCATCGATTTTATCCTCTAGAGCGAAAGGTCAAGCACTTGATGGGCGGGGTGACCCCGCCCCTACGGGAAAACGATAGATTTTCAATACCTACCAACTTGGGCTATGATACTTTTTTAAGCACCATTAGGGTCAGGTCATCAAACTGCTCGGCTTCCCCCTGAAATTCGATAACGTCGTCATAAATGGCTTGGCATATCTGATCCACACTTTCGCCTTTAACGCGTGTTGCAATCGCTTCCAGACGCTCTTCTTCGTACAATTCTCCATCGGGGTTTACGGTTTCCGTCACCCCATCGGTGTAAAATAGCACGACATCCCCGTTGTCAAGTTGGGTGGTCTCCTGCTCATATTCTGAGATTTCAGCTAATACATCATTAGGAAACATGCCCAACATCACCCCGCCCTTTTCTAGTTCGTCACAACCGCCGGCACTCCGGATGACGAGTGGGTAGTTGTGTCCGGCGTTAACTGAAGTTATCTCATCCGTTTCGGGGTTTAGCTGGGCGTAGAAGAAGGTTGCAAATTTGCCGGAGGTACTGCTTGCATAGAGCAGTGAGTTGAGTGCTTCCGCCATGCTCGGCAGATCTACCTTCCGTGTTACCTCTGAGTGCA is part of the Candidatus Poribacteria bacterium genome and harbors:
- a CDS encoding serine/threonine-protein phosphatase; protein product: HSEVTRKVDLPSMAEALNSLLYASSTSGKFATFFYAQLNPETDEITSVNAGHNYPLVIRSAGGCDELEKGGVMLGMFPNDVLAEISEYEQETTQLDNGDVVLFYTDGVTETVNPDGELYEEERLEAIATRVKGESVDQICQAIYDDVIEFQGEAEQFDDLTLMVLKKVS